ATCCTCTTACTACTCATCAATGCTCCTCTTTGCTTCTCTTTAAAAGAAGCCTTTCATCTTTCAACTTTTCTTCCTCATACGATACCCCATGTTATGAAAGTTACTACCCAATTACGATGAATTGGAACACACATACAACAGATTGCTGTTATTGGGATGGAGTCACTTGCAACCACTCCACTGGTAACGTTATCGCGCTCGATCTTAGTTGTGGCATGCCACAAGGTACTCTCCACCCTAACACGTCACTCTTTAACCTTCCTCACCTCCAAACTCCTTCAAAATTCTACTCTTATCAGAGACCTCAGGCTTAGTATAGGTTTGGTACCAAGTTATCTTAATATCTCTTCCTCTTTAAAAACACTGGATCTTAGAAATACTAGTTTGAAAGGGAAATTACCTGGTAACATCCTCAGTCTTCAGTATTTAGAAAATCTTGACTTGTCACTAAACGCTAACCTCATTGGTCCACTGCCCAGAGTTAACGCTACCATCTCTATCAAGAGATTATCACTTGCTAACAAACATTTTGATGGCCTCAGTTTCAATGGTatgggctagggcaagtacatCTACAGTCCAACCTCATTCAGGGACCATCCCTCCATCAATCTGCAACATGAACAATCTAGTTTATTTAGATCTGTCAAGTAATAGATTTGGTGGAAAGATTCCACAATGCTTTGGAAATATCATCTCATCTCTTCTAATGATAAACCTAGCGACAAATCGTTTTCAAGGAACCTCATGTAAACAAGAACCGTGGAGCGCTAGAAGGGCttattttgaatgaaaatcaatttGAAGGCGAGGTGCCAAGTTCCTTGTCCAAATGCCAATCCTTGAAAGTAGTTGATATAGGAAACAACCACTTAAATGGAACATTCCCTCACTGGTTAGAATCTCTTCCAAATCTACAAGTTCTTGTTCTCAAGTCAAACAGATTTCATGGACAAATTGTACCATCTTCGACCGTTGGATTGAGATTTCCAACTCTCCAAGTTATCGACTTATCTCATAATGGGTTTGAAGGCCAACTCCCAATAATATATTTTCAGAATTTTAATGCCATGAAGAATGTTGTAAATAAGAGTACACCAGCAAAATATTTGTCCGTGGGTCGCCAGTTTTACTCATTCGTTGTTACTATAAAAGGTGTGGAGCAAGTTTTTACGCAACTTTATGTTAGTTATACAATTatttgtatatcacacaacaattTTGTTGGGGAGATCCCAGACATCTTAGGAAATCTTAGCTCATTGGTAGTGCTTGACTTATCCCATAACAGCCTCACCGGTCAAATCCCACATACACTTGGAAAACTATCAGAAATTGAATCCTTAGACCTATCTTGTAACCAACTTATAGGAAAGATCCCTCAAAGTCTTGcagacttgatgttcattgagttctTAAATCTCTCGCAAAACCATCTCGTGGGGGTCATTCCAGTAGGAAATCAGCTCAAGACATTTCAAGAGGACTCATTTGATGGGAATCCGAATCTCTGTGGGGTTCCATTGCCCAAAAAGTGTAATGATAATCTACATGATCCACAACTTGAAGGTGATcatggagatgatgatgaagatagtGGGTTTACATGGAGAGTGGTGATGTTGGGATACGGATGTGGGGCGCTTTTTGGATATCTCATGTTGTCAACTAGAAGACCATTGTGGTTCAATGCAATTGCCGATGCTCTGGAGCAAATGATCTTAAAAAGGCGAAACAAAAAAAGATAcgtatatataggaaaatgaaatataaaagatatgtactgcacatgtttttctttttcaccaTATTTTGCAAGACAATTTTCATTTCTAATCATAATTGTGGAGACTTCTTAGGTGGACTCAGACCTTTAGAAGGATTATATGCAGTTTCATATTTCTAGGCTCTTTTGAGCATATATTGTTTCTGTCACATTAGATACTGTTTTTAACCTTGAAATATGATTGTCTATCTTTATGTTTAAGTTGCTTATAGAAATAAACTTGACTTTGTTGTTTCAGACAAAAACCAGACTCGTCTGAGAAACTTGGCACTTGTAAATCTTTTGGACAGGTATTTTATCttcaactttataaaaaaataataaattgcaAGTTAAAGTCCCTGAAGCAATTATATCGCGTAGGAATATATGAATGGTGAATTAGAATGGTAGTAAGTAGTAACAAACGAAAAGATGCATACAATAATCTGGTAAACTACAATTGTTTTCTTTTGTGAAGTAAAACATTGGTTTTGGACTGTTCCTAAAAATCACCAAAGAGAAGAATTGGGCTTGAATGGTAGTGTGTTTTGCTAAAAAATTTATCAGTAAGTATTCTATTTTGTAAAGCCAAATGGACTCTGCTACAGAAACAAGCTGGTAGAATGTGAAGATTAAAAAGTTATGAAGCA
The sequence above is drawn from the Erigeron canadensis isolate Cc75 chromosome 4, C_canadensis_v1, whole genome shotgun sequence genome and encodes:
- the LOC122595386 gene encoding receptor-like protein 9DC3, coding for MVKQLGMKPEGVYHRLNQRLKASHQVMNPLLVFPCLVALNPGLRISIVAAGGRHTLALSVSDIGQDLYWLAGRGLRIGLLLEIRFWRGPVYRDSYDERQIVFKEPHVNKNRGALEGLILNENQFEGEVPSSLSKCQSLKVVDIGNNHLNGTFPHWLESLPNLQVLVLKSNRFHGQIVPSSTVGLRFPTLQVIDLSHNGFEGQLPIIYFQNFNAMKNVVNKSTPAKYLSVGRQFYSFVVTIKGVEQVFTQLYVSYTIICISHNNFVGEIPDILGNLSSLVVLDLSHNSLTGQIPHTLGKLSEIESLDLSCNQLIGKIPQSLADLMFIEFLNLSQNHLVGVIPVGNQLKTFQEDSFDGNPNLCGVPLPKKCNDNLHDPQLEGDHGDDDEDSGFTWRVVMLGYGCGALFGYLMLSTRRPLWFNAIADALEQMILKRRNKKRYVYIGK